From Calonectris borealis chromosome 9, bCalBor7.hap1.2, whole genome shotgun sequence, one genomic window encodes:
- the FYTTD1 gene encoding UAP56-interacting factor isoform X1, producing the protein MSGFGAAAPLAGSSAAAGARNGSSDSLEKIDMSLDDIIKLNKKEERKQYSPKMKRGLQQNRTRQFRTPGSKWGIQQQKGYGKNRLGRRKKIAGKKRSYGVITGLAAKKAMGSRKGISPLNRQPLSEKNAQRNYPVLKKKTNLQRQSEMQRKQAPALRRPAPLNRRNNMPSTFARIGNKLNQQKDTRQATFLFRRGLKVQAQVQSTDDLDNQTIKRTRQWRTSTTSGGILTVSIDNPGAIISPISQKLRLTCTPVPPFLMKRDQSEEKKIPKGVPLQFDINSVGKQTGMTLNERFGILKEQRTALSQNKGSRFVTVG; encoded by the exons ATGAGCGGGTTCGGGGCTGCGGCGCCGCTTGCGGGCTCCTCGGCTGCGGCGGGGGCCCGGAACGGCAGCAGCGACAGCCTGGAGAAGATCGACATGTCCCTCG ATGATATAATTAAACTGaacaagaaagaagagagaaaacagtatTCCCCCAAAATGAAAAGAGGGCTTCAGCAGAATCGAACTCGACAGTTCAGGACACCAGGCTCCAAGTGGGGAATCCAACAGCAGAAGG GTTACGGTAAAAATCGTTTGGGACGCAGAAAGAAGATAGCAGGGAAGAAGCGTTCTTATGGAGTTATAACTGGCTTGGCAGCCAAGAAAGCAATGGGTTCACGCAAAGGAATTAGTCCTCTGAACAGACAGCCACTTAGCGAGAAG aaTGCACAGAGGAATTAtccagttttgaaaaagaaaacaaacctgcaGAGACAATCTGAAATGCAGAGGAAACAAGCTCCAGCCCTCAGGAGGCCTGCCCCACTAAATAGAAG gAATAACATGCCGTCCACTTTTGCCAGAATTGGAAACAAACTAAATCAGCAGAAAGACACTCGTCAAGCAACTTTCCTGTTTAGAAGGGGCCTGAAG GTGCAGGCCCAAGTGCAGTCAACAGATGATCTTGATAATCAGACAATAAAGAGAACTCGTCA ATGGCGAACTTCTACCACGAGTGGAGGGATTCTGACTGTATCCATTGACAACCCAGGAGCAATCATAAGCCCAAT TTCCCAGAAATTACGATTAACTTGTACTCCGGTGCCACCATTTCTGATGAAGAGGGACCAATCTGAAGAGAAGAAGATTCCCAAAGGGGTTCCGTTGCAGTTTGATATTAATAGTGTTGGAAAACAG